From the genome of Triticum aestivum cultivar Chinese Spring chromosome 3B, IWGSC CS RefSeq v2.1, whole genome shotgun sequence, one region includes:
- the LOC123072209 gene encoding uncharacterized protein: protein MATGSMETALMSDPTAKLPDDILVEIISRMPYKSTRCCKCVSTRWRDLIAHPDHREKLPQSTLAGFFYKIYDLKRRPPDSHGYLSVSGNWCPIDASLSFLPKCEKIDLLDCCNGLLLCRCSKPYPEEPDYLVCNPATEKWVTFPANEWSSESYARLGFDPAVSSHFYVFELVPAVALNWNLKYEYNIEEVGIYSSKAGGWTHQIEWDDPIEIRNFSGGTFLSGVLYLCSYNNLVAVIDVEGNCRFIPVPTLNDARCGPYIYASRGQLYVANYGAAEVSIWVLEDSCSEDYWTLKHNASYLQLFGSSSKEYYGVISAHPEDDVLFITVETTLPGYRLQMKLFSYEIDSKELRFICDLGWTSRCPYLPYVPLFSESLANGH, encoded by the coding sequence ATGGCGACGGGGTCTATGGAGACGGCCCTCATGAGCGATCCGACGGCCAAGCTCCCCGACGACATCCTGGTGGAGATCATCTCGCGCATGCCGTACAAGTCCACCCGCTGCTGCAAGTGCGTCTCCACGCGCTGGCGGGACCTCATCGCCCACCCCGACCACCGCGAGAAGCTTCCCCAGTCGACCCTCGCCGGCTTCTTCTATAAAATCTACGACCTAAAACGCCGTCCACCTGATTCTCATGGTTACCTAAGCGTCTCAGGGAACTGGTGCCCCATTGACGCCTCCCTCTCGTTCCTGCCAAAATGCGAGAAGATTGACTTGTTGGACTGCTGCAACGGCCTCCTCCTCTGTCGATGTTCCAAGCCTTATCCTGAGGAACCGGATTACCTGGTGTGTAATCCTGCCACTGAGAAATGGGTAACCTTCCCTGCCAATGAATGGTCCTCGGAATCATATGCTCGCCTGGGATTTGATCCGGCCGTCTCCTCCCATTTCTATGTGTTCGAGTTGGTACCTGCTGTGGCTTTAAATTGGAATTTGAAGTATGAATATAACATCGAAGAGGTGGGGATCTACTCGTCCAAAGCTGGAGGCTGGACACATCAAATTGAGTGGGACGATCCAATTGAGATACGCAACTTTTCAGGTGGCACATTTCTCAGTGGGGTGTTGTATTTATGTTCCTATAATAATTTGGTTGCAGTCATCGACGTGGAGGGAAACTGTCGTTTCATTCCTGTTCCTACTTTAAATGATGCTCGCTGTGGTCCTTATATTTATGCATCACGTGGACAATTGTATGTCGCAAATTATGGTGCTGCTGAAGTATCAATCTGGGTCCTTGAAGATTCTTGTAGTGAAGATTATTGGACCTTGAAGCACAATGCCAGCTACTTGCAACTGTTCGGTTCAAGCAGTAAGGAATATTACGGTGTTATCTCAGCCCACCCAGAGGACGATGTGCTATTCATAACTGTCGAAACTACATTACCGGGGTACCGATTACAGATGAAATTATTTTCATACGAAATTGATTCTAAGGAGCTGCGTTTCATATGTGATCTTGGATGGACTTCCAGGTGCCCATATCTTCCATATGTTCCTTTGTTCTCGGAGTCATTGGCAAATGGACACTAA